From a single Aggregatilinea lenta genomic region:
- a CDS encoding carbohydrate ABC transporter permease, which translates to MQQAALRKLMPYLFILPGFALFTLFILYPMAYSLRVSLYDWNIINPTRSEFLGLQNYQDTLQDPIFQRAVKNTLLYALVTVPGQMILGLSVALLLNQKLPGQTFFRTVYYLPVITSWVVVALLFEYLFNSQAGLINYGLQQVGLIAKPIRWLADENLVMVPIHLLGIWKGVGWTAVVMLAGLQGIPAELYEAAAVDGANALRRFRNVTLPLMRSTLVFLVVVLTIGALNVYISGLLITNGGDPLDRTHFVLTLMYQETFDNLDFGRGAAISYLLTSLIFVISLIQIRLLQREVDYA; encoded by the coding sequence ATGCAACAGGCTGCCTTACGCAAGCTCATGCCCTACCTGTTTATCCTGCCCGGATTCGCGCTGTTCACGCTGTTCATCCTGTATCCGATGGCGTACTCGCTGCGTGTGAGCCTGTACGACTGGAACATTATCAACCCCACGCGCAGCGAATTTCTGGGCCTGCAAAATTACCAGGACACCCTTCAGGACCCTATTTTTCAGCGCGCCGTCAAAAACACACTGTTGTATGCGCTGGTGACAGTGCCCGGCCAGATGATTCTGGGCCTCAGCGTGGCACTCCTGCTCAACCAGAAGCTGCCCGGCCAGACCTTTTTCCGCACCGTGTATTACCTGCCCGTGATCACCTCGTGGGTGGTGGTCGCCCTGTTGTTCGAATACCTGTTTAACAGCCAGGCGGGCCTCATCAACTACGGCTTGCAGCAGGTGGGGTTGATCGCAAAACCCATACGCTGGCTGGCGGACGAAAATCTGGTCATGGTTCCGATTCACCTGCTGGGCATCTGGAAGGGCGTCGGATGGACGGCGGTCGTGATGCTGGCCGGGTTGCAGGGCATCCCGGCAGAACTCTACGAGGCTGCCGCCGTAGACGGTGCGAACGCCCTGCGGCGCTTCAGGAACGTGACGCTGCCGCTGATGCGCTCGACACTGGTCTTCCTGGTGGTCGTGCTGACGATTGGCGCGCTCAACGTCTACATTTCCGGCCTGCTGATCACCAACGGCGGCGATCCGCTGGATCGCACGCATTTTGTCCTGACCCTGATGTACCAGGAAACCTTCGACAACCTGGATTTCGGGCGCGGTGCGGCGATTAGCTACCTGCTGACCTCGCTGATCTTCGTCATCAGCCTCATACAGATCCGGCTGTTGCAGCGTGAGGTGGACTACGCATGA
- a CDS encoding extracellular solute-binding protein, whose translation MLRRFALLITALALMVGLVPALPAAAQDTVTIKYWHTLSDSETEKLDELIAMFEEANPGIEIEASRYAQNANEFRQVIMTALASGDPPDVIRMDIAWVSEFADLGALVAVDEIIPDFETYQEQFFSAPLQTNYFSGHYYGLPISTNTQVLLYNRAQFEEAGLEVPTTIGEFVDAACALSNGEERYGFAMGGTYFWAPAPLFFAQGGSITDPEVTTAEGYLNSEASVAAFETLVNLYNDGCMSPNLLGGGIATDAGHATGLYSMIIDGPWMVSIYEANYPDFEVNFALVPAGETGTSSVVGGEDAVLMDGSKHQEEALKWMQFLASEEAQIVMADAGVIPTLSGLTGNEALPAYFQIFMEQLETANLRTPSPHWNEMDNAINNAYQYMLRGEKTPQEALDDAAAEIDALLSEG comes from the coding sequence ATGTTACGCCGTTTTGCACTGCTGATAACCGCCCTGGCGCTAATGGTCGGGCTGGTTCCCGCGCTGCCTGCCGCTGCCCAGGACACCGTGACGATCAAGTACTGGCACACCCTGAGCGATTCCGAAACTGAAAAGCTCGACGAACTGATCGCTATGTTTGAAGAAGCCAATCCCGGCATCGAGATCGAAGCATCGCGTTACGCCCAAAACGCGAACGAGTTCCGCCAGGTCATCATGACCGCACTCGCCTCTGGCGATCCGCCGGACGTGATCCGCATGGACATCGCGTGGGTGTCCGAATTTGCCGATCTCGGCGCGCTGGTTGCAGTGGACGAGATTATCCCCGACTTCGAGACCTACCAGGAACAATTCTTCTCCGCTCCGCTCCAAACAAATTACTTCAGCGGTCATTACTATGGACTGCCGATCAGCACGAATACACAGGTACTGCTCTATAACCGCGCCCAGTTCGAAGAAGCTGGGCTGGAAGTGCCCACGACCATCGGCGAATTCGTGGATGCCGCCTGCGCGCTCAGCAACGGCGAAGAGCGCTACGGCTTCGCAATGGGCGGGACCTACTTCTGGGCTCCCGCGCCGCTGTTCTTTGCCCAGGGTGGCAGCATCACCGACCCCGAAGTGACCACGGCGGAAGGGTATCTGAACAGCGAGGCCAGCGTCGCGGCGTTCGAGACGCTCGTCAACCTGTATAATGATGGCTGCATGTCCCCGAACCTGTTGGGCGGCGGCATCGCCACCGACGCGGGCCATGCAACGGGCCTGTACAGCATGATCATCGATGGCCCGTGGATGGTGTCGATTTACGAGGCTAACTATCCTGACTTCGAGGTCAACTTCGCGCTGGTTCCTGCTGGCGAAACCGGCACGAGCAGTGTGGTCGGCGGCGAAGACGCCGTGCTGATGGACGGCTCCAAGCACCAGGAAGAAGCGCTGAAGTGGATGCAGTTCCTGGCGAGCGAGGAGGCCCAGATCGTCATGGCCGACGCGGGCGTGATCCCGACGCTAAGCGGACTGACCGGCAACGAAGCTCTGCCCGCGTACTTCCAAATCTTCATGGAGCAGCTTGAGACGGCGAACCTCCGCACGCCCAGCCCGCACTGGAACGAGATGGACAACGCGATCAACAACGCCTACCAGTACATGCTGCGCGGCGAGAAGACCCCCCAGGAAGCCCTCGACGATGCGGCAGCCGAAATCGACGCGCTGTTGAGCGAAGGCTAA